The genomic segment CTGAGGCAttaagcttttagaggcattaaatggttgagatgtctGGTTGTtatcttttttcccctttttgatttttattttgtgattATTGTTGCGAACCATAGAACAGAACCATTCACATCAACcaactctgaatgagtttgtttacatcttaccaATTTAGTTAaattgacattttgaaaaatctgtgcaaTTAAACAGGATGTTGTTTGGTCATTTTCACACTATGGTCCTGTTCTGGTTTCAAGGATAGTAAAATGCATTAAACTGTGTTAAACAATCAGTTGTACTAAAAACATCAGTGTGCATAGCTATAATGATACAAATGCATGcgattaaaatgtttatttattcatataattTGAATGGGCAAATGGGCAAACGGTCACAAAGTCCTAACACTTGTCTTTCAATGATAAATCATATGGTGGCTCACAGCAGACTTGAAGGTCACTTCAGTTTGTTAAATAGAAATAGACAAATGAGGTAAAATATTGCAGGATAttaagacaaacacacaaatccTATCACCCACTGACAGACAGACCCACTACCCCTCTTGCTTGTATTTCAGATCCTCTTTTCTATGATAATTGTGGGAAAGCACTTTTAATAACAACATGCAACAAAATCCCATTATCATAATTTTCCTTCACCTAATGAAAGTCTTAAAAGTTGATATAtggatttcattcatttctctgTTCTTCATGTTTTATCTTCACATGTTTTTTGCCTTAGTGATGACACCTGTTATAGCTTCAGTGACGCCACTTATCTGTAAAATGAGCAGAGTTGTTTGTATTAGGTCACACATTACTGATTGATCAAAACACAGTAAGACTTTGAACAGTATCTAGGTGCTATCTTACCCCTGGTAACACCAAAGCAGCGTTCACAGTGCACAGTGCGCTGATAGACCCACATGCTGTCCCCTGCCTTCAGATGTCCCAGAGAGCACTTACACACCTCACACTGTCACAGAATGTGAAAGTAATTACAACCTCTAATATcatattctatttatttattcactatTCTTAGACGATAATTACAGGCAGTAAACTGAACTAAAAGTCCTACCTTGAAACAAGTGGCGTGACACTGTATATTCATCTCATCCAGAATCATCTTGACCTCAGAGATCATGGGTTTGTGGCAGTATGAGCAACAATCCTTCTCAATGATTTTCCTATTGAAAAGTGAAATGCATGTCGCATATCATCCCTGTTCAAAAACATGTATCTtcgtgtttttctgtttttattcttctacatcatttgagcacagcgGTGGTTCTTAATACCATGTccaaaattcatgatgaatagaccaaaagaaatggtctaCAGTTACTGGAAATAAATCTCATTGCATTGATTTAATCAAAAGTAAACTATGTTTTTGTCCTCTCctataaagttaacattttggagacacttatttatttggacagtgacaatatgctgTCCCacataaaataagaataattaaATACATATAATCAAAGTACAGTTCAATCCTACCTGTCAGGTGTTGTGTACGCCGTTTTAACAGTTTTTGATGTGAAGGTATCAGACAGATAATCTTCAGGCCTGGAGAGAAAATACACCCCATGGCAATTATGTTAAAGCAAATTGCagttacagtcctgttgaataTACATGTTACAACTCTATTCAAATGTGTAATTCACTTCTTTAAACATTTGCCTTGCTCTCCTCGCACCTGTTGTCTGTGTAggttgttgttgtggtgtaggtcGTGGTGGAGCCACTAATACTGCGGCGCTCATACCTTTTCaacagaaatgaatgaatttatttaagtttaaatgTAACACTGTCTGCAGATCAACCAAAAGTTGCTTggcaaaatgaaatgaataataaaatgaaatgaattacCTATCAGGTGTTGAGGAAACGGTCTTGACAGATTTGGTGACCACCGTATCAGGAAGGTAATCCTCGGTTCTGCGAAATCGATAAAATTCCATTGTAAAGTATGTGCAGCTTGCAATGTGACTGCACTGAAAAGTTCTTAAGTAGAGTCATGCGAACACTGGAGCCCAACCGAGAATGCGTACCTGGTCTTTTTGTACGAGGTTTTGGTATAGGTCGTAGGACTGGTTACACTGCTTTGCTCATAGCTGTGTAGAAGACacagtatgtaaatgagttaTTTGGAATTCACAAGAAAAGACTACAAGCGGACTAAAATAATACGCAGACCCCACCCTGCATGCCATACCTGCTGGTGACAGGTGCTGAGTACGGTGACTTGATGGGTGTTGGTATAAGAGTATCAAACAACTGGTCCTCAGCACTATAAGAAAGATGAGATGCTGGTTTAAGATAATTTACCAACAATTATACCATTAAAATTGCAGTGTGGCCACACTAAAGAAGGCTTTTTGACAATTTAgaatttctatatatttttatataaaaaaagaaaaaactcacTTTTTTGGATAGTAGTAaaccttgtttttattttcttacttGGATCTTCTGATCACCCCAGACATTTGGTTAGCAGTGCAAATTAGTGCTTTAAACTCTGAATCATTTAATACCTCTTAAAGCTCACTCACAAAAgattattaaatggttaataaaCGGTTAAGAAtatgctgtctgatgcctgagacactgttttccGATAGCCACAagcttaaaacatattttcaaaatacCCTTATGATAGAAGGGTACATGCAGGGTTTCATTTTGTCCAGAATTACCAGTATTTTATGACtgtatttgcactgtagagATCTCAACCCCTGAGTCCTGTCActaccactataaagaaatctaaaggttatactgagacatactgctATATAAACTGAAATTCTCACCTTGATTTGGTGGTGATGGTGCTCGCTGTCGTCTTAGATGTTGGTACATCATTATGGCTAACATAGCTCTTGGTGCTGTTGATAAGATGAACAGTTTAAAAGAAAGTCAAGATGGAAATTTGATCAATTTGAAACTCAGGCACTGCAGTGTTGCCTTTACCTTGTAGTGGTTTTGATGGTTGAAGTTGGGGACGTCACTGACTCAACAGTTTTACTTTCTTCTCTGAACaggagaagagagtgagagaatttATCTAGAAAGAAATTATAAAATGAACCAGATTTCACACCAAATTCATCAC from the Pygocentrus nattereri isolate fPygNat1 chromosome 6, fPygNat1.pri, whole genome shotgun sequence genome contains:
- the scel gene encoding sciellin isoform X1, which gives rise to MSIKTNRRSYPPQTDNSSPKNVIEDSKKKTSLLKDNSWIKKDVKNEKTVDQESNFGRTVLTRFRSNENLNSSPDKTTSVTTTTSTSRPQRTTVQTLTKRFSASQDELDSCKTTSVMSDPKITTSSTTVKDSTKTTVTTTRRSSVKSPTKTETVTEKILSDTTNITKTQSQAPVETIQAPTKSSRSSSVSKTETITVITSKDTKNVEESKTVESVTSPTSTIKTTTSTKSYVSHNDVPTSKTTASTITTKSSAEDQLFDTLIPTPIKSPYSAPVTSSYEQSSVTSPTTYTKTSYKKTRTEDYLPDTVVTKSVKTVSSTPDRYERRSISGSTTTYTTTTTYTDNRPEDYLSDTFTSKTVKTAYTTPDRKIIEKDCCSYCHKPMISEVKMILDEMNIQCHATCFKCEVCKCSLGHLKAGDSMWVYQRTVHCERCFGVTRDKWRH
- the scel gene encoding sciellin isoform X2 gives rise to the protein MSIKTNRRSYPPQTDNSSPKNVIEDSKKKTSLLKDNSWIKKDVKNEKTVDQESNFGRTVLTRFRSNENLNSSPDKTTSVTTTTSTSRPQRTTVQTLTKRFSASQDELDSCKTTSVMSDPKITTSSTTVKDSTKTTVTTTRSSVKSPTKTETVTEKILSDTTNITKTQSQAPVETIQAPTKSSRSSSVSKTETITVITSKDTKNVEESKTVESVTSPTSTIKTTTSTKSYVSHNDVPTSKTTASTITTKSSAEDQLFDTLIPTPIKSPYSAPVTSSYEQSSVTSPTTYTKTSYKKTRTEDYLPDTVVTKSVKTVSSTPDRYERRSISGSTTTYTTTTTYTDNRPEDYLSDTFTSKTVKTAYTTPDRKIIEKDCCSYCHKPMISEVKMILDEMNIQCHATCFKCEVCKCSLGHLKAGDSMWVYQRTVHCERCFGVTRDKWRH